In one Diprion similis isolate iyDipSimi1 chromosome 6, iyDipSimi1.1, whole genome shotgun sequence genomic region, the following are encoded:
- the LOC124406841 gene encoding uncharacterized protein LOC124406841 isoform X1 has product MALSSELLLRLDADAEPLPKRLKLAENAFCSADLPITHKEDLIIKWLCKVAPTDLTVWKSLRFCVHCQTMNNRTTLDLEAKTKLIETLTTQLKLREENIPDEMIDCCIWILTNPKMQHYFQNVLSKFGLFLQCLLVRIRLENFEQAAANEDVLNRSSFVLSEVGQACVLNSIDSLVQVHKQHSDKNQVAEAFLDYVLSPLCALIDPTCTDNSNRIGAEAHKCIQQILFGKARYNEYKEYSSGTGSGYLPGKLFTTLTQLFNKMGPDDGSVMLSYVFHAAVGSYKTDSELIDSFFRSFVNSTGNLKTVASNYLINYLTDIHLEFGNKIDDLTLMEFLTNLIDQILSKEECLNHEDYDLLRNITTLNPLVVESKLPAIFRRILLAARSSVSDKQSYVMFMISTVDASSRLRREQKLIPWLLLALNTALLENKKCHLLPVEVFPTIFTSKLTSLASGLHSPQVTAMLKSLSYHLKSNCVDEFHTNAADWVTLMTECTVLLMVSFFNGIRIFEHNIPLAMQQKFTSALSELHDILSTLGKKILNTTYNSRMTIVLLEAALSWSRVQSLLAFYTPKSGAENMSSPISEDELQHLIQRVENFGDAGCKEALNKFSLHQTKINLIREPEPKLTGLVGGMEHFWLLILQAYPEVVSTLTLDQLTQLTSLFLAQMITSESSFQKSLDLLRQESLEENKRFVIVILCQIFIEIGSLAKQNMTTDIVARINIVNILEAESDDTVPALDSNRLIKDVPVLSTLNKDEMYSIEKYLQALLCLPFRHLGIPLRTMMFVITYVIEKSFEQHGRIKTLCNNILFETLEEGGLNVSEYIDLDSLIPNLPGNKVLQKAFELSMRNAKTFSGSRTLVTLSGCPDEAISTVLSCIENVKQKTNKMVKLSLDKVEKKLGKRALKTCKENLESAEEVKKVTMALKISLGKNSVKENLKKSVRSVLRSAFMSGVDVSLEEENHKNSDDKGDFINKALELAVIALQHRSHLELPDEIVAGIWSTVLKYPQIKLLTTLLEATTPKVFNEVLTSLHRQTEMELQEPDAIKLNNTLVIWNCIGKSDMGTSRNKSRQHAMRKLMRALLILEIRTEHWPDLLKLLQAIINSKHMQLFGEFIDMIISIATRSLREGNSLLECDNVLILCLSLLRSRVEMMTDRLPLLLQLFRQAITFVSSQVKKESTENGHLLGLCALNIEKVTSALCKLKRHMERLSPYLISDMVDIFAKGDLEPIKEPFQNCINNLLSICDPHGVALNYRALPGAKREIFKNMSDTYNKFHRFTGKI; this is encoded by the exons ATGGCCTTATCAAGTG AACTTTTGTTGCGCTTGGACGCTGACGCAGAACCGCTGCCAAAACGGCTGAAACTGGCGGAGAATGCATTTTGCAGCGCTGATCTGCCGATAACGCATAAAGAAGATTTGATAATCAAGTGGCTGTGCAAAGTAGCACCCACAGATTTGACAGTTTGGAAGAGTTTGAGATTCTGTGTTCACTGCCAAACTATGAACAACAGAACCACTTTAGATCTCGAAGCGAAAACAAAACTGATTGAAACTTTAACAACTCAACTGAAACTTAGGGAAGAAAATATCCCTGATGAGATGATTGATTGCTGCATTTGGATTTTGACAAACCCTAAGATGCAGCATTACTTCCAGAACGTATTGAGCAAATTCggactttttttgcaatgtttacTCGTAAGAATTAGACTAGAGAACTTTGAACAGGCAGCTGCTAATGAAGATGTGCTTAACCGAAGCAGCTTTGTTTTGTCAGAAGTTGGACAAGCTTGTGTCTTAAATTCCATTGATAGTTTGGTTCAAGTGCATAAACAACATTCTGACAAAAATCAAGTGGCTGAGGCTTTTTTGGACTATGTTTTGAGTCCACTCTGCGCTCTAATAGATCCTACCTGTACAGACAACTCTAATAGAATTGGAGCAGAAGCACATAAATGTATTCAACAAATATTGTTTGGAAAGGCGAGGTACAACGAATATAAAGAATATAGTTCTGGTACAGGAAGTGGGTATTTACCTGGCAAATTATTCACCACGCTTACTCAACTATTTAATAAAATGGGCCCTGATGACGGTTCTGTTATGTTAAGTTATGTGTTCCACGCTGCGGTTGGCTCCTATAAAACAGACAGTGAACTGATAGACAGCTTCTTCAGAAGCTTTGTAAATTCCACGGGTAATCTAAAAACTGTGGCATCAAATTATCTAATTAATTATCTGACCGATATTCATTTGGAGTTTGGCAACAAGATTGACGATCTGACTCTGATGGAATTTCTTACCAACTTAATTGACCAGATTCTCTCCAAAGAAGAATGTTTGAATCATGAGGATTATGATCTGTTGCGTAACATTACTACCTTGAATCCGCTGGTTGTGGAAAGTAAATTACCAGCCATTTTCCGGAGAATACTCCTCGCAGCTAGATCGTCAGTATCTGACAAGCAGTCCTACGTTATGTTCATGATTAGCACCGTGGATGCAAGCTCCCGTCTGAGGCGTgagcaaaaattgattccatgGCTTCTGCTGGCTCTTAACACAGCCCTcctggaaaataaaaagtgcCATCTATTACCAGTAGAAGTTTTCCCTACCATCTTCACTTCCAAACTCACAAGCCTTGCTAGTGGTTTGCATAGCCCCCAAGTTACAGCTATGCTCAAGTCGCTGAGTTACCACTTGAAGTCAAACTGTGTCGATGAATTTCATACCAACGCTGCGG attggGTTACCCTGATGACAGAATGTACAGTCCTACTAATGGTTTCATTCTTTAATGGTATTCGGATATTTGAACACAACATACCTCTTGCCATGCAACAGAAATTTACCAGTGCGCTGAGTGAACTGCATGACATACTTTCTACTCTAGGCAAAAAGATTTTGAATACCACATATAATAGTAGGATGACGATTGTCTTGTTGGAAGCTGCTTTGTCGTGGAGCAGAGTACAGAGTCTACTGGCATTCTACACTCCAAAATCGGGAGCAGAAAATATGTCTTCCCCAATTTCAGAGGATGAGTTGCAGCATTTGATCCAGAGGGTTGAGAACTTTGGAGATGCGGGCTGCAAAGAAGCCCTG AACAAATTTTCACTGCACCAGACGAAAATAAATCTAATTCGTGAACCCGAGCCAAAGTTGACTGGTCTTGTTGGCGGAATGGAACATTTTTGGTTACTTATTCTTCAGGCTTATCCAGAGGTTGTTTCAACATTAACCCTTGATCAGCTAACGCAGCTGACTTCGCTCTTCTTGGCACAGATGATCACAAGTGAAAGTAGCTTCCAGAAGTCACTAGATTTATTGAGGCAAGAATCtctagaagaaaataaaagattcgTTATTGTGATACTCtgccaaatttttattgaaattgggTCATTAGCTAAACAAAACATGACTACAGATATAGTCGCACGAATTAATATT GTAAACATATTGGAAGCTGAGAGTGATGATACTGTTCCAGCATTGGATTCCAATAGACTGATTAAGGATGTTCCAGTATTATCAACCCTGAATAAAGATGAGATGTACAGCATAGAGAAGTATTTACAAGCTTTGCTGTGCCTACCTTTCAGGCATCTTGGTATTCCACTAAGGACAATGATGTTTGTAATAACTTAcgttattgaaaaatcatttgagCAACATGGAAGGATTAAAACCTTATGCAACAACATATTATTtg aaACTCTAGAAGAAGGCGGGCTGAATGTCTCAGAATATATTGATTTAGATTCATTGATCCCTAATCTTCCCGGAAACAAAGTTTTACAAAAAGCTTTTGAATTATCAATGCGCAATGCAAAGACATTTTCAGGTTCTCGTACTTTAGTTACGCTTAGTGGCTGTCCAGACGAAGCAATTTCAACCGTTTTATCATGTATCGAAAAtgttaaacaaaaaacaaataagatGGTGAAACTTTCTCTggataaagttgaaaagaaactGGGTAAGCGAGCTTTGAAAACATGTAAGGAAAACCTGGAATCTGCTGAGGAAGTCAAGAAAGTTACCATGGCCTTAAAAATTTCCCTTGGAAAAAACAGTGTCAAagaaaatcttaaaaaatcgGTTAGATCAGTGCTTCGATCTGCCTTTATG AGTGGTGTGGATGTAAgtttagaagaagaaaatcacaAGAATTCGGATGATAAGGGGGACTTCATTAACAAAGCTTTAGAATTGGCAGTTATAGCCTTGCAGCATAGGTCACATTTAGAGTTGCCTGACGAAATTGTTGCAGGCATTTGGAGCACTGTTTTAAAGTATCCACAAATAAAACTGCTAACCACGTTACTGGAGGCTACAACTCCGAAAGTATTCAACGAAGTCTTAACGTCCCTTCACAGGCAGACT GAAATGGAATTGCAGGAGCCTGATGcgataaaattgaacaatacACTCGTCATTTGGAATTGCATTGGGAAGTCAGACATGGGAACAAGTCGAAATAAATCTCGACAGCATGCTATGCGAAAGCTGATGCGAGCGCTCCTGATACTTGAAATAAGAACTGAGCACTGGCCggatttattaaaattgttaCAAGCGATCATTAACTCAAAGCATATGCAGCTGTTTGGTGAATTCATCGACATGATAATATCGATAGCTACCAGGTCATTAAGAGAAGGAAATAGTTTGCTTGAATGCGACAATGTATTAATACTTTGCCTGAGCTTGTTAAGATCGAGAGTTGAAATGATGACTGACAGACTGCCGCTACTGTTGCAGCTGTTCAGACAAGCTATTACCTTTGTATCTTCCcaagttaaaaaagaaagcacAGAAAATGGTCATTTATTGGGACTATGCGCTctgaatattgaaaa AGTTACCAGTGCCTTATGCAAATTGAAAAGGCATATGGAAAGACTCAGCCCTTACTTGATTTCTGATATGGTGGATATCTTTGCAAAAGGAGATTTGGAGCCCATCAAA gagccatttcaaaattgtatCAACAACTTGCTGAGCATCTGCGATCCCCACGGAGTGGCCTTAAATTATAGAGCCTTGCCAGGAGCTAAGcgtgaaatattcaaaaacatgAGCGATACATACAACAAGTTCCATAGATTTACTGGCAAAATCTAA
- the LOC124406841 gene encoding uncharacterized protein LOC124406841 isoform X2: MLLFSELLLRLDADAEPLPKRLKLAENAFCSADLPITHKEDLIIKWLCKVAPTDLTVWKSLRFCVHCQTMNNRTTLDLEAKTKLIETLTTQLKLREENIPDEMIDCCIWILTNPKMQHYFQNVLSKFGLFLQCLLVRIRLENFEQAAANEDVLNRSSFVLSEVGQACVLNSIDSLVQVHKQHSDKNQVAEAFLDYVLSPLCALIDPTCTDNSNRIGAEAHKCIQQILFGKARYNEYKEYSSGTGSGYLPGKLFTTLTQLFNKMGPDDGSVMLSYVFHAAVGSYKTDSELIDSFFRSFVNSTGNLKTVASNYLINYLTDIHLEFGNKIDDLTLMEFLTNLIDQILSKEECLNHEDYDLLRNITTLNPLVVESKLPAIFRRILLAARSSVSDKQSYVMFMISTVDASSRLRREQKLIPWLLLALNTALLENKKCHLLPVEVFPTIFTSKLTSLASGLHSPQVTAMLKSLSYHLKSNCVDEFHTNAADWVTLMTECTVLLMVSFFNGIRIFEHNIPLAMQQKFTSALSELHDILSTLGKKILNTTYNSRMTIVLLEAALSWSRVQSLLAFYTPKSGAENMSSPISEDELQHLIQRVENFGDAGCKEALNKFSLHQTKINLIREPEPKLTGLVGGMEHFWLLILQAYPEVVSTLTLDQLTQLTSLFLAQMITSESSFQKSLDLLRQESLEENKRFVIVILCQIFIEIGSLAKQNMTTDIVARINIVNILEAESDDTVPALDSNRLIKDVPVLSTLNKDEMYSIEKYLQALLCLPFRHLGIPLRTMMFVITYVIEKSFEQHGRIKTLCNNILFETLEEGGLNVSEYIDLDSLIPNLPGNKVLQKAFELSMRNAKTFSGSRTLVTLSGCPDEAISTVLSCIENVKQKTNKMVKLSLDKVEKKLGKRALKTCKENLESAEEVKKVTMALKISLGKNSVKENLKKSVRSVLRSAFMSGVDVSLEEENHKNSDDKGDFINKALELAVIALQHRSHLELPDEIVAGIWSTVLKYPQIKLLTTLLEATTPKVFNEVLTSLHRQTEMELQEPDAIKLNNTLVIWNCIGKSDMGTSRNKSRQHAMRKLMRALLILEIRTEHWPDLLKLLQAIINSKHMQLFGEFIDMIISIATRSLREGNSLLECDNVLILCLSLLRSRVEMMTDRLPLLLQLFRQAITFVSSQVKKESTENGHLLGLCALNIEKVTSALCKLKRHMERLSPYLISDMVDIFAKGDLEPIKEPFQNCINNLLSICDPHGVALNYRALPGAKREIFKNMSDTYNKFHRFTGKI, translated from the exons atgCTTCTATTTTCAGAACTTTTGTTGCGCTTGGACGCTGACGCAGAACCGCTGCCAAAACGGCTGAAACTGGCGGAGAATGCATTTTGCAGCGCTGATCTGCCGATAACGCATAAAGAAGATTTGATAATCAAGTGGCTGTGCAAAGTAGCACCCACAGATTTGACAGTTTGGAAGAGTTTGAGATTCTGTGTTCACTGCCAAACTATGAACAACAGAACCACTTTAGATCTCGAAGCGAAAACAAAACTGATTGAAACTTTAACAACTCAACTGAAACTTAGGGAAGAAAATATCCCTGATGAGATGATTGATTGCTGCATTTGGATTTTGACAAACCCTAAGATGCAGCATTACTTCCAGAACGTATTGAGCAAATTCggactttttttgcaatgtttacTCGTAAGAATTAGACTAGAGAACTTTGAACAGGCAGCTGCTAATGAAGATGTGCTTAACCGAAGCAGCTTTGTTTTGTCAGAAGTTGGACAAGCTTGTGTCTTAAATTCCATTGATAGTTTGGTTCAAGTGCATAAACAACATTCTGACAAAAATCAAGTGGCTGAGGCTTTTTTGGACTATGTTTTGAGTCCACTCTGCGCTCTAATAGATCCTACCTGTACAGACAACTCTAATAGAATTGGAGCAGAAGCACATAAATGTATTCAACAAATATTGTTTGGAAAGGCGAGGTACAACGAATATAAAGAATATAGTTCTGGTACAGGAAGTGGGTATTTACCTGGCAAATTATTCACCACGCTTACTCAACTATTTAATAAAATGGGCCCTGATGACGGTTCTGTTATGTTAAGTTATGTGTTCCACGCTGCGGTTGGCTCCTATAAAACAGACAGTGAACTGATAGACAGCTTCTTCAGAAGCTTTGTAAATTCCACGGGTAATCTAAAAACTGTGGCATCAAATTATCTAATTAATTATCTGACCGATATTCATTTGGAGTTTGGCAACAAGATTGACGATCTGACTCTGATGGAATTTCTTACCAACTTAATTGACCAGATTCTCTCCAAAGAAGAATGTTTGAATCATGAGGATTATGATCTGTTGCGTAACATTACTACCTTGAATCCGCTGGTTGTGGAAAGTAAATTACCAGCCATTTTCCGGAGAATACTCCTCGCAGCTAGATCGTCAGTATCTGACAAGCAGTCCTACGTTATGTTCATGATTAGCACCGTGGATGCAAGCTCCCGTCTGAGGCGTgagcaaaaattgattccatgGCTTCTGCTGGCTCTTAACACAGCCCTcctggaaaataaaaagtgcCATCTATTACCAGTAGAAGTTTTCCCTACCATCTTCACTTCCAAACTCACAAGCCTTGCTAGTGGTTTGCATAGCCCCCAAGTTACAGCTATGCTCAAGTCGCTGAGTTACCACTTGAAGTCAAACTGTGTCGATGAATTTCATACCAACGCTGCGG attggGTTACCCTGATGACAGAATGTACAGTCCTACTAATGGTTTCATTCTTTAATGGTATTCGGATATTTGAACACAACATACCTCTTGCCATGCAACAGAAATTTACCAGTGCGCTGAGTGAACTGCATGACATACTTTCTACTCTAGGCAAAAAGATTTTGAATACCACATATAATAGTAGGATGACGATTGTCTTGTTGGAAGCTGCTTTGTCGTGGAGCAGAGTACAGAGTCTACTGGCATTCTACACTCCAAAATCGGGAGCAGAAAATATGTCTTCCCCAATTTCAGAGGATGAGTTGCAGCATTTGATCCAGAGGGTTGAGAACTTTGGAGATGCGGGCTGCAAAGAAGCCCTG AACAAATTTTCACTGCACCAGACGAAAATAAATCTAATTCGTGAACCCGAGCCAAAGTTGACTGGTCTTGTTGGCGGAATGGAACATTTTTGGTTACTTATTCTTCAGGCTTATCCAGAGGTTGTTTCAACATTAACCCTTGATCAGCTAACGCAGCTGACTTCGCTCTTCTTGGCACAGATGATCACAAGTGAAAGTAGCTTCCAGAAGTCACTAGATTTATTGAGGCAAGAATCtctagaagaaaataaaagattcgTTATTGTGATACTCtgccaaatttttattgaaattgggTCATTAGCTAAACAAAACATGACTACAGATATAGTCGCACGAATTAATATT GTAAACATATTGGAAGCTGAGAGTGATGATACTGTTCCAGCATTGGATTCCAATAGACTGATTAAGGATGTTCCAGTATTATCAACCCTGAATAAAGATGAGATGTACAGCATAGAGAAGTATTTACAAGCTTTGCTGTGCCTACCTTTCAGGCATCTTGGTATTCCACTAAGGACAATGATGTTTGTAATAACTTAcgttattgaaaaatcatttgagCAACATGGAAGGATTAAAACCTTATGCAACAACATATTATTtg aaACTCTAGAAGAAGGCGGGCTGAATGTCTCAGAATATATTGATTTAGATTCATTGATCCCTAATCTTCCCGGAAACAAAGTTTTACAAAAAGCTTTTGAATTATCAATGCGCAATGCAAAGACATTTTCAGGTTCTCGTACTTTAGTTACGCTTAGTGGCTGTCCAGACGAAGCAATTTCAACCGTTTTATCATGTATCGAAAAtgttaaacaaaaaacaaataagatGGTGAAACTTTCTCTggataaagttgaaaagaaactGGGTAAGCGAGCTTTGAAAACATGTAAGGAAAACCTGGAATCTGCTGAGGAAGTCAAGAAAGTTACCATGGCCTTAAAAATTTCCCTTGGAAAAAACAGTGTCAAagaaaatcttaaaaaatcgGTTAGATCAGTGCTTCGATCTGCCTTTATG AGTGGTGTGGATGTAAgtttagaagaagaaaatcacaAGAATTCGGATGATAAGGGGGACTTCATTAACAAAGCTTTAGAATTGGCAGTTATAGCCTTGCAGCATAGGTCACATTTAGAGTTGCCTGACGAAATTGTTGCAGGCATTTGGAGCACTGTTTTAAAGTATCCACAAATAAAACTGCTAACCACGTTACTGGAGGCTACAACTCCGAAAGTATTCAACGAAGTCTTAACGTCCCTTCACAGGCAGACT GAAATGGAATTGCAGGAGCCTGATGcgataaaattgaacaatacACTCGTCATTTGGAATTGCATTGGGAAGTCAGACATGGGAACAAGTCGAAATAAATCTCGACAGCATGCTATGCGAAAGCTGATGCGAGCGCTCCTGATACTTGAAATAAGAACTGAGCACTGGCCggatttattaaaattgttaCAAGCGATCATTAACTCAAAGCATATGCAGCTGTTTGGTGAATTCATCGACATGATAATATCGATAGCTACCAGGTCATTAAGAGAAGGAAATAGTTTGCTTGAATGCGACAATGTATTAATACTTTGCCTGAGCTTGTTAAGATCGAGAGTTGAAATGATGACTGACAGACTGCCGCTACTGTTGCAGCTGTTCAGACAAGCTATTACCTTTGTATCTTCCcaagttaaaaaagaaagcacAGAAAATGGTCATTTATTGGGACTATGCGCTctgaatattgaaaa AGTTACCAGTGCCTTATGCAAATTGAAAAGGCATATGGAAAGACTCAGCCCTTACTTGATTTCTGATATGGTGGATATCTTTGCAAAAGGAGATTTGGAGCCCATCAAA gagccatttcaaaattgtatCAACAACTTGCTGAGCATCTGCGATCCCCACGGAGTGGCCTTAAATTATAGAGCCTTGCCAGGAGCTAAGcgtgaaatattcaaaaacatgAGCGATACATACAACAAGTTCCATAGATTTACTGGCAAAATCTAA